The following coding sequences are from one Pasteurellaceae bacterium RH1A window:
- a CDS encoding U32 family peptidase, which translates to MFKPELLSPAGSLKNMRYAFAYGADAVYAGQPRYSLRVRNNEFNHANLKIGIDEAHALGKKFYVVVNIAPHNSKLKTFIKDLQVVVDMKPDALIMSDPGLIMLVREHFPDMDIHLSVQANAVNWATVKFWKQMGLTRVILSRELSIDEIAEIREQVPDMEIEIFVHGALCMAYSGRCLLSSYINKRDPNQGTCTNACRWEYNVEEGKVDEVGQIVPEGERIEIKNVAPTLGEGASTDKVFLLTEQQKPDEQMTAFEDEHGTYIMNSKDLRAVQHVEKLAQIGVHSLKIEGRTKSFYYCARTAQVYRKAIDDAAAGKPFDESLMDTLESLAHRGYTEGFLRRHTHDEYQNYDYGYSISDRQQFVGEFTGNRNAQGMAEVAVKNKFLLGDEVEMMTPKGNIVFKIERMLNRKNEEVEAGLGDGHFVFLDVPEDVDLGFALLMRNLTDGVNTRNPHKA; encoded by the coding sequence ATGTTTAAACCTGAACTCCTCTCCCCTGCTGGGAGCCTGAAAAATATGCGTTACGCCTTTGCCTATGGGGCCGATGCGGTCTATGCTGGCCAGCCTCGCTACAGCCTGCGGGTGCGTAACAATGAATTTAACCACGCCAACCTCAAGATAGGCATTGACGAGGCCCACGCCCTGGGGAAGAAATTCTATGTGGTGGTCAATATCGCTCCGCATAACTCCAAGCTCAAGACCTTTATCAAGGACTTGCAAGTCGTGGTGGATATGAAACCCGATGCCCTGATTATGTCTGATCCAGGCCTGATTATGCTGGTGCGGGAGCACTTTCCGGACATGGATATTCACCTGTCTGTCCAGGCCAATGCGGTCAACTGGGCGACGGTCAAATTCTGGAAGCAGATGGGCCTGACCCGGGTTATCCTCTCCCGTGAGCTCTCCATTGACGAAATTGCTGAAATCCGTGAGCAAGTGCCAGATATGGAGATTGAAATCTTCGTCCACGGGGCCCTCTGCATGGCCTATTCTGGCCGCTGCCTATTGTCTAGCTATATCAACAAGCGTGACCCCAACCAGGGCACCTGTACCAATGCCTGCCGCTGGGAATACAATGTGGAAGAGGGCAAGGTGGATGAGGTCGGCCAGATCGTGCCCGAGGGTGAGCGGATCGAGATCAAGAACGTGGCCCCAACCCTGGGTGAGGGAGCCAGCACGGATAAGGTTTTCCTCTTGACCGAGCAACAAAAGCCAGACGAGCAAATGACCGCCTTTGAGGACGAGCACGGCACTTATATCATGAACTCCAAGGACTTACGGGCCGTTCAGCACGTAGAGAAACTGGCTCAGATTGGGGTACATTCCCTTAAAATCGAGGGCCGAACCAAGTCCTTCTACTACTGTGCCCGCACCGCCCAGGTTTACCGCAAGGCCATTGACGATGCGGCCGCCGGCAAGCCTTTTGATGAGAGCTTAATGGACACACTGGAAAGCCTGGCCCACCGGGGCTACACCGAGGGCTTCCTCCGCCGCCACACCCACGATGAGTACCAAAACTACGACTATGGCTACTCCATCTCCGACCGTCAGCAGTTTGTGGGCGAATTTACTGGCAACCGCAATGCTCAAGGCATGGCCGAAGTGGCTGTAAAGAACAAGTTCCTCCTGGGTGATGAGGTGGAAATGATGACCCCGAAAGGCAATATCGTCTTTAAGATCGAACGCATGCTCAACCGCAAGAATGAAGAAGTGGAAGCCGGCCTGGGCGATGGCCACTTTGTATTCTTAGATGTGCCTGAAGATGTGGACTTGGGCTTTGCCCTGCTTATGCGGAATTTGACTGACGGAGTGAATACCCGTAATCCGCATAAGGCCTAG
- a CDS encoding cytochrome B562: MNKLKQLLAIAILAASPLALSNGVMMEMFGMNKQMNSLFKAETAEDFQKSAQAFIKITSEAKEKMPASLDGDEEAFKGYQAGMQEVIDVVANAEKLAAEGKLDEAKETVKRLNELKKTYHQQYK, translated from the coding sequence ATGAACAAACTCAAACAACTTTTAGCCATTGCCATCCTGGCAGCCTCGCCTCTTGCCCTCTCCAACGGCGTGATGATGGAAATGTTTGGCATGAACAAGCAAATGAACAGCCTCTTTAAGGCCGAAACGGCAGAGGACTTCCAAAAATCGGCCCAGGCCTTTATCAAAATCACCAGCGAAGCCAAGGAAAAAATGCCAGCCAGCCTAGATGGCGATGAGGAAGCCTTCAAGGGCTACCAGGCCGGGATGCAGGAAGTGATTGATGTGGTGGCCAATGCGGAAAAATTGGCGGCGGAAGGCAAGTTAGACGAGGCCAAGGAAACGGTCAAACGCTTAAATGAGCTGAAGAAAACCTACCATCAACAATATAAGTAG
- a CDS encoding ligand-gated channel, whose translation MKFSKIYLSLFAFSPVLSLAQVPQMLDEIQVVGQRDISQYVRYNHNATTLNKDNLSKWQASSVAESLSKLSNVDIGGGSRALAQKPIIRGLGGNRVVQVIDGVRQNFDLAHRGSYFLPPSQVQEIEVIKGASSTLWGSGALGGVVAVRTPNALDLLRDGDSFGALVRQGYQSANNQSETDLSVFGATEKFDYLLQGFYNDSDNLRIGKGEKLPSSALNQRGLSAKLGWQINDSHRAELSHRTTQSKQTAPSNNEMRDEYTIEAFMPVATACHRSGNCNIGELYSGLGGISYLSAQKVVNHSTALNYYLNPSDNPYLNTQFTVYRNQVTEKETRLANELIKDRTDLKTYGFNLKNSSNLAGLSLTYGVDYYQDRAEVTRGKTATEVHRPDDYTAKADVVGVYLLGHLPVLNEKLIISPSLRYDRYANKGDTKQTESEWSPALALTWKATNWLDLTARYNQAFRAPSLQEKYSSGTHFGFGSGMRALNSVFVANPDLKPEKAQNKEISANFHWDNFVFNATYFQNDVKDFIELHTYSSGRYAALARFMPGIDSFVDSSQYRNVADARLRGFELDAQYKLGALILASNYGQTHGKDKATGEALENIVANKLGFAVDYEVVKDKFNLGARVTRYWAQHRVSADHQTYAGYTLTDLTATFAPKAGEWKNIRLDLALENLFDKKYQPAFSLMEGSGRNVKANVSYYF comes from the coding sequence ATGAAATTTTCAAAAATTTACCTCTCTCTTTTTGCCTTTAGCCCTGTTCTAAGTTTGGCCCAAGTGCCGCAAATGTTGGATGAAATTCAAGTTGTAGGCCAACGTGATATTTCCCAATATGTCCGCTATAACCATAATGCAACCACCCTCAATAAGGATAATTTAAGCAAGTGGCAGGCCAGTAGCGTGGCAGAATCCCTGTCTAAACTCAGCAATGTGGATATTGGCGGGGGCAGTCGTGCCCTGGCTCAAAAACCGATTATTCGGGGCCTGGGTGGCAACCGTGTAGTCCAGGTTATTGATGGGGTACGTCAGAATTTTGATCTGGCCCACCGGGGTTCCTACTTCCTGCCACCTTCTCAGGTTCAGGAAATCGAAGTGATTAAGGGAGCTTCCTCAACCCTCTGGGGTAGTGGTGCCCTGGGTGGGGTAGTCGCAGTCAGAACCCCGAATGCCCTCGATCTGCTCCGTGATGGTGATTCCTTTGGTGCCCTGGTTCGTCAGGGCTATCAGTCGGCCAACAACCAGTCTGAAACCGATTTATCGGTCTTTGGGGCGACGGAAAAATTCGACTACTTATTGCAAGGTTTCTACAACGATTCAGACAATCTCCGTATCGGCAAGGGGGAGAAACTGCCAAGCTCGGCCCTTAACCAAAGGGGGTTATCAGCTAAATTGGGCTGGCAGATCAATGATTCCCACCGGGCAGAGCTTTCCCACCGCACTACCCAAAGCAAGCAAACCGCCCCAAGTAACAATGAAATGCGGGATGAATACACCATTGAGGCCTTTATGCCAGTGGCGACGGCCTGTCACCGTTCAGGCAACTGTAACATCGGTGAGCTCTATAGTGGCCTGGGCGGGATTAGCTATTTGAGTGCCCAAAAGGTTGTCAACCACTCAACCGCCCTCAATTATTACTTGAATCCAAGTGATAACCCTTACCTGAATACCCAGTTTACGGTCTATCGCAACCAAGTGACTGAAAAGGAAACCCGCCTGGCCAATGAGCTGATTAAGGACAGAACCGATCTCAAAACCTATGGTTTTAACCTGAAAAATAGCTCCAACCTAGCAGGCCTTTCCCTAACCTATGGGGTGGATTACTATCAGGATCGGGCCGAGGTTACTCGGGGTAAAACCGCAACAGAAGTCCACCGTCCAGATGATTACACAGCTAAGGCTGATGTGGTTGGGGTTTATCTCTTAGGTCATCTGCCAGTCTTGAATGAAAAGCTTATTATCTCGCCAAGCCTTCGTTATGACCGCTATGCCAACAAGGGTGACACCAAGCAAACCGAATCAGAATGGTCACCAGCCCTGGCCCTGACCTGGAAGGCTACCAACTGGTTAGACTTAACTGCTCGTTATAACCAGGCCTTCCGTGCTCCATCGCTTCAGGAAAAATATTCCTCAGGCACCCACTTTGGCTTTGGTTCAGGCATGCGGGCCCTGAATAGCGTCTTTGTGGCCAATCCAGATCTCAAACCTGAAAAGGCCCAAAACAAGGAGATTTCGGCTAACTTCCATTGGGATAACTTTGTCTTCAATGCCACCTACTTCCAAAACGATGTTAAGGACTTTATCGAACTGCATACCTACAGTTCCGGCCGCTATGCCGCCCTGGCCCGTTTTATGCCAGGCATTGATAGTTTTGTGGACTCCTCCCAATACCGCAACGTGGCTGATGCCCGCCTCAGAGGTTTTGAGTTGGATGCCCAGTATAAACTAGGAGCCCTTATCCTGGCCTCAAACTATGGCCAAACCCATGGTAAGGACAAGGCAACGGGGGAGGCTCTTGAGAATATTGTAGCCAATAAGTTAGGCTTTGCTGTGGACTATGAAGTGGTTAAGGACAAGTTTAACCTGGGTGCCAGAGTAACCCGCTATTGGGCCCAACACCGTGTGTCAGCAGATCACCAAACCTATGCCGGCTATACCTTAACTGATCTGACCGCAACTTTTGCCCCGAAAGCCGGTGAGTGGAAAAATATCCGTCTAGATTTGGCCCTTGAAAACCTCTTTGACAAGAAATACCAGCCAGCCTTCAGCCTCATGGAGGGCAGCGGCCGTAATGTCAAGGCTAATGTGAGCTACTACTTCTAG
- a CDS encoding 3-deoxy-D-manno-octulosonic acid kinase: MNYYHFNPDLVKPDQENFVKDLLICKNFEHSNRLLGASRGRGITWFLDTRPELGLTSVLRHYYRGGLFGKLIKDSYFFQGLDQTRAAQEFDLLLKMHQWGLPVPRPIAYQIKKSFCCYQADILLERIENTRDLSQILQESELENEQYQKIGQLIRQLHDRQVHHSDLNIHNILLDKQGNFWLIDFDKCRIQPGQDWKQANLERLLRSFRKEQGRLNIRFSDENWQALLAGYQM; the protein is encoded by the coding sequence ATGAATTATTACCACTTCAACCCAGATCTCGTTAAACCCGACCAAGAAAATTTTGTAAAGGATTTACTCATTTGCAAAAATTTCGAGCATTCCAACCGCTTGTTGGGGGCTTCTCGTGGGCGGGGGATAACCTGGTTTTTAGATACCCGGCCTGAACTGGGCCTGACCAGTGTTTTACGCCACTACTACCGGGGCGGGCTGTTTGGCAAGCTGATTAAGGACAGCTATTTCTTCCAGGGCCTAGATCAAACCCGGGCGGCTCAAGAGTTTGATTTGCTGCTTAAAATGCACCAGTGGGGCCTGCCTGTGCCTCGGCCCATTGCCTATCAGATTAAAAAGAGCTTTTGTTGCTATCAGGCCGATATCTTACTTGAACGGATCGAAAATACCCGAGATCTAAGCCAGATCTTGCAAGAAAGCGAACTAGAGAATGAGCAATACCAGAAAATCGGCCAGCTTATCCGCCAGCTCCACGACAGGCAAGTCCACCATTCCGATCTCAATATCCATAATATCCTGTTGGATAAGCAAGGAAATTTTTGGCTGATTGATTTCGACAAGTGCCGAATTCAACCAGGCCAGGACTGGAAGCAGGCCAACCTAGAACGCCTCCTGCGTTCCTTCCGTAAGGAGCAGGGCCGGCTCAATATTCGCTTTAGTGATGAAAACTGGCAGGCACTTTTGGCGGGTTATCAAATGTAA
- a CDS encoding peptide ABC transporter ATP-binding protein: MARLELKNLNKIFTDTYGFFRKQDFYAVQDISFTLNTYETLAIVGENGAGKSTLAKMIAGITQPSSGQIIFNNTPLTFGDYGYRSQHIRMMFQDPNDAFDPNHNIGQILDAPLRLGTEACEEERNERIFSTLKLVGLYPEHALLPIREASSSQKQRVALARALILSPEIIIVDDTLSTIDFSAKTQQLNLMLSLQKQLGIAYIYIGQHLGVIKHIADKIMVMHKGKMEEYGDTKQVLLNPQSQITARLIESHFGKALTEEAWL; this comes from the coding sequence ATGGCACGCCTTGAACTGAAAAACCTCAACAAAATCTTTACCGACACCTACGGCTTCTTCCGCAAGCAGGATTTCTATGCTGTGCAGGACATTTCCTTTACCCTCAACACCTATGAAACCCTGGCCATTGTGGGCGAAAATGGGGCGGGCAAATCCACCCTGGCCAAGATGATTGCCGGCATTACCCAACCCAGTTCAGGCCAGATTATCTTCAACAACACCCCCCTGACCTTCGGCGACTATGGTTACCGCTCCCAGCATATTCGCATGATGTTTCAAGACCCCAACGATGCCTTTGACCCCAACCACAATATTGGCCAGATCCTAGACGCCCCTCTACGCCTAGGCACCGAAGCCTGTGAGGAAGAACGCAATGAGCGGATTTTCAGCACCCTAAAGCTGGTCGGCCTTTACCCAGAACACGCCCTGCTTCCTATTAGAGAAGCCTCCAGCAGCCAAAAACAACGGGTGGCCTTGGCTCGGGCCTTGATTTTGTCGCCTGAAATCATCATCGTGGACGACACCCTCAGCACCATTGATTTTTCCGCTAAAACCCAGCAGCTCAACCTGATGCTAAGCCTGCAAAAACAACTGGGCATTGCCTATATTTACATCGGCCAACACCTAGGTGTGATTAAGCATATTGCCGATAAGATTATGGTCATGCACAAGGGGAAAATGGAAGAATACGGCGACACCAAGCAGGTCTTGCTCAACCCCCAAAGCCAGATTACCGCACGCTTGATCGAAAGCCATTTTGGCAAGGCCTTGACGGAAGAGGCTTGGTTGTAG
- a CDS encoding branched-chain amino acid transport system II carrier protein, with translation MLSKKDIIALGMMIFALFLGAGNIIFPPMEGYQAGSNWFWAALGFVLTGVFMPFVTLIVVTIKGKGEALSVDLPKWAQVAFWATLYLVIGSTFAMPRVTNVAYEMGWMPLNIVDANHPYAHFIFAFVFNLIGLFFMLRKNTIISTVGKIMTPALLVLLVIVALQVVQTPLSDIPLPTKAYATESALTVGMVGGYQTMDVLAATAFGGIVAHIMLSKKVTDAKRIIKYTLIAGSLSVVLLSLLYFSLFYLGATSQAVAQDATNGGQIFSRYVGELFGTKGVWIMSGIVMLANLTTLVGVTSASADYFSRLSKVSYPFWVVLFCLLTTIISETGLTTLLRVTIPALLLIYPVAIMLVVLQLIRHKLPLVKLSYNLSIGVTVLFSAIDSLNNLGWIPDSLNQVLAKLPFYSAQLAWLIPALIALVMSIVLGKARK, from the coding sequence ATGTTATCTAAGAAGGATATTATTGCGTTGGGCATGATGATCTTCGCCCTTTTCCTTGGGGCAGGCAATATCATCTTCCCACCAATGGAAGGTTATCAGGCAGGTTCCAACTGGTTTTGGGCGGCCTTGGGCTTTGTTTTAACCGGCGTTTTTATGCCCTTTGTGACCTTAATTGTGGTCACCATCAAGGGTAAGGGCGAGGCCCTCTCGGTTGATCTGCCTAAATGGGCACAAGTTGCCTTCTGGGCCACCCTTTATTTGGTGATTGGTTCGACTTTCGCCATGCCACGGGTCACCAATGTGGCCTATGAAATGGGCTGGATGCCGCTCAATATTGTGGACGCCAACCACCCCTACGCCCACTTTATTTTTGCCTTTGTCTTTAACCTAATCGGCCTCTTTTTTATGCTGCGCAAAAACACCATTATCTCCACTGTGGGCAAGATTATGACCCCAGCCCTCTTGGTTTTATTGGTTATCGTGGCTCTGCAAGTGGTGCAAACGCCTTTGTCAGACATTCCCCTTCCAACTAAAGCCTATGCCACGGAATCCGCTCTCACTGTTGGCATGGTGGGTGGTTATCAAACCATGGACGTGCTGGCCGCCACGGCCTTTGGTGGCATTGTCGCCCACATTATGTTGAGCAAGAAAGTGACCGACGCCAAACGCATCATTAAATACACCCTGATTGCTGGCTCTCTTTCGGTGGTCTTGCTTTCCCTGCTCTACTTTTCCCTCTTTTATCTAGGGGCAACCAGCCAGGCCGTGGCTCAAGATGCCACCAACGGCGGGCAAATCTTCTCCCGTTATGTGGGCGAACTCTTCGGTACCAAGGGCGTCTGGATCATGAGCGGCATTGTGATGCTGGCCAACCTGACCACGCTTGTCGGCGTAACCAGTGCCTCGGCCGACTACTTCTCCCGCCTGTCTAAGGTCAGCTACCCATTCTGGGTGGTCTTATTCTGCTTGCTCACCACTATTATTTCCGAAACTGGCCTAACCACCCTCTTGCGGGTGACCATTCCAGCCCTCCTGCTCATTTACCCTGTGGCCATTATGTTGGTGGTGCTCCAACTTATCCGCCACAAGCTGCCATTGGTCAAATTAAGCTATAACCTGAGCATTGGGGTGACAGTCCTCTTTAGTGCCATTGACAGCCTCAACAACCTAGGCTGGATCCCTGACAGCCTCAACCAAGTGCTGGCCAAGCTGCCCTTCTATTCGGCTCAATTAGCCTGGCTCATTCCAGCCTTGATTGCTTTGGTAATGAGTATCGTGCTGGGCAAGGCAAGAAAATAG
- a CDS encoding fumarate reductase (quinol) flavoprotein subunit, with the protein MQTVNVDVAIVGAGGGGLRSAIAVAEANPNLKIALISKVYPMRSHTVAAEGGAAAVIKDTDSYDKHFHDTVGGGDWLCEQDVVEYFVEHSPVEMTQLERWGCPWSRKDDGDVNVRRFGGMKIERTWFAADKTGFHLLHTLFQTSIKYPQIIRFDEHFVLDILTDDGRARGCVAMNMMEGTFVQINAKAVVIATGGGCRAYRFNTNGGIVTGDGLSMAYRHGVPLRDMEFVQYHPTGLPNTGILMTEGCRGEGGILVNKDGYRYLQDYGLGPETPIGKPENKYMELGPRDKVSQAFWQEWRKGNTLKTAKGVDVVHLDLRHLGEKYLLERLPFICELAKAYEGVDPAKAPIPVRPVVHYTMGGIEVDANAETTIKGLFAVGECASSGLHGANRLGSNSLAELVVYGKVAGENAARRAVEDVPRNQAVIDAQAQDILERVYALARQEGEESWSQIRNEMGDSMEEGCGIYRTQESMDATVAKIAELKERYKRIKIKDTSSVFNTDLLYKIELGYILDVAQSISSSAAERKESRGAHQRLDYEERDDVNYLKHTLAYYNADGAPTIKYSDVKITKSQPAKRVYGAEAEAQEAAKKAAEK; encoded by the coding sequence GTGCAAACTGTCAATGTTGATGTTGCGATTGTGGGTGCTGGCGGCGGTGGTTTACGCTCAGCAATTGCGGTGGCGGAAGCAAATCCAAATTTAAAAATCGCCCTTATTTCTAAAGTTTATCCAATGCGTAGCCACACAGTTGCGGCCGAAGGCGGCGCAGCTGCTGTTATCAAGGATACCGACTCTTATGATAAACACTTCCACGACACCGTAGGCGGTGGCGACTGGTTGTGTGAGCAAGATGTTGTTGAATACTTTGTTGAGCATTCCCCAGTTGAAATGACCCAGCTTGAGCGTTGGGGCTGCCCTTGGTCCCGTAAGGACGATGGCGATGTGAACGTGCGTCGTTTCGGCGGGATGAAAATTGAGCGTACCTGGTTCGCAGCCGATAAAACCGGCTTCCACCTCCTACATACCCTGTTCCAAACCTCCATTAAATATCCACAAATCATTCGTTTTGACGAACATTTCGTGTTAGATATTCTTACCGATGACGGCCGTGCCCGTGGTTGTGTGGCCATGAACATGATGGAAGGCACCTTCGTGCAAATCAATGCCAAAGCCGTTGTTATCGCAACCGGCGGTGGCTGCCGTGCCTATCGCTTTAACACCAACGGCGGTATTGTAACGGGTGACGGCCTCTCTATGGCCTATCGCCACGGCGTGCCATTGCGTGATATGGAGTTCGTCCAATACCACCCAACAGGCCTACCGAATACCGGTATTTTGATGACTGAAGGCTGCCGTGGTGAAGGCGGTATCTTGGTCAATAAAGATGGCTACCGCTACCTCCAAGACTACGGCCTAGGCCCAGAAACCCCAATCGGCAAACCAGAAAACAAATATATGGAATTAGGCCCACGGGATAAGGTTTCCCAAGCCTTCTGGCAAGAATGGCGTAAGGGTAATACCCTTAAAACCGCTAAGGGCGTGGATGTAGTTCACCTTGACCTCCGTCACTTGGGTGAAAAATACTTGCTCGAACGCTTACCGTTTATCTGTGAATTAGCCAAGGCTTACGAGGGTGTTGATCCTGCCAAGGCACCAATCCCAGTCCGCCCTGTAGTTCACTACACCATGGGTGGTATTGAAGTGGATGCCAATGCAGAAACCACCATCAAGGGCTTATTTGCGGTGGGTGAGTGTGCTTCTTCTGGCTTACACGGCGCTAACCGTTTAGGTTCTAACTCCCTGGCTGAATTGGTGGTTTACGGTAAAGTAGCAGGTGAAAATGCTGCCCGCCGTGCGGTGGAAGATGTGCCACGCAACCAAGCAGTAATCGATGCCCAAGCCCAAGACATTTTAGAGCGTGTTTATGCCTTGGCCCGCCAAGAGGGTGAGGAATCTTGGTCACAAATCCGTAACGAAATGGGTGACTCTATGGAAGAAGGCTGTGGTATCTACCGTACCCAAGAAAGTATGGACGCCACTGTTGCCAAGATTGCTGAACTCAAAGAGCGTTACAAACGCATTAAGATTAAAGACACTTCCAGCGTCTTTAACACCGACCTACTCTACAAAATTGAGCTAGGTTACATCTTAGATGTGGCCCAATCCATCTCATCTTCTGCCGCAGAGCGTAAAGAATCTCGTGGTGCGCACCAACGCTTAGACTATGAAGAGCGTGATGATGTGAACTACCTCAAACATACGCTGGCCTACTACAATGCAGACGGTGCACCAACCATCAAATACAGCGATGTGAAAATTACCAAATCACAACCAGCTAAACGTGTGTACGGTGCAGAAGCAGAAGCCCAAGAAGCGGCTAAAAAAGCAGCAGAGAAATAG
- a CDS encoding fumarate reductase, which yields MVDQHKMTIEVLRYNPEQNNEPYLEKFEVPYDSQTSLLDALGYIKDELQPELSYRWSCRMAICGSCGMMVNGKPKLACKTFLRDYSGYMRIEPLANFPIERDLVVDLSHFIESLESIKPYIIDNKAPELDGNPHPSAELAKSRTKQTPAQLEKYRTFSMCINCGLCYAACPQFGLNPEFVGPAAITLAHRYNLDNRDNGKAERMKILNGKNGVWSCTFVGYCSAVCPKHVGPASAVNQGKIESAKDYVISMFKPQK from the coding sequence ATGGTCGATCAACACAAAATGACAATTGAAGTGCTGCGTTATAACCCAGAACAAAATAACGAGCCTTACCTGGAAAAATTTGAAGTCCCTTATGACAGCCAAACCTCTTTATTGGATGCCCTTGGCTATATTAAGGACGAACTACAGCCAGAACTTTCCTACCGCTGGTCTTGCCGTATGGCCATTTGTGGCTCTTGCGGTATGATGGTAAACGGCAAGCCAAAACTGGCCTGTAAAACCTTCTTACGGGATTACAGCGGCTATATGCGGATTGAGCCATTAGCCAACTTCCCGATTGAGCGTGACTTGGTGGTGGATCTAAGCCACTTTATCGAAAGCCTTGAGTCTATCAAGCCTTATATTATCGATAACAAGGCACCAGAATTGGACGGCAACCCGCACCCATCTGCGGAACTGGCCAAAAGCCGTACCAAACAAACCCCAGCTCAACTTGAGAAATACCGTACTTTCTCCATGTGTATCAACTGTGGTTTATGTTACGCAGCCTGCCCACAATTCGGCCTCAACCCTGAATTCGTTGGCCCTGCTGCCATCACCCTGGCCCACCGTTACAACCTCGATAACCGAGACAACGGTAAGGCAGAACGTATGAAGATCCTCAACGGCAAAAATGGTGTTTGGTCTTGTACCTTCGTCGGCTACTGCTCCGCAGTTTGTCCGAAACACGTTGGCCCTGCCTCGGCAGTCAACCAAGGTAAGATCGAAAGTGCCAAAGACTATGTGATCTCAATGTTTAAACCGCAAAAATAA
- a CDS encoding fumarate reductase subunit C → MSAVASKRKKYVREVTPTWWKKLDFYKFYVLRESTAVPTIWFCLELFYGLICLANGTFDSKFIGFLQNPVVVILNIITLAAVLLNSFTFFNMAPQMMNVIVKNERINVNLVTKVFWGITAFVSLLALILV, encoded by the coding sequence ATGTCAGCAGTTGCAAGCAAACGCAAAAAATATGTGCGTGAAGTTACACCAACCTGGTGGAAAAAACTCGATTTTTACAAATTTTATGTCCTGCGTGAAAGTACCGCTGTGCCAACCATCTGGTTCTGCCTAGAATTATTCTACGGCCTAATCTGCCTGGCCAATGGCACCTTCGACAGCAAATTTATCGGCTTTTTGCAAAACCCAGTGGTGGTGATCCTCAATATCATCACCCTCGCTGCGGTTTTACTCAACAGCTTCACCTTCTTTAATATGGCACCACAAATGATGAATGTAATCGTCAAAAACGAACGCATTAACGTAAACCTCGTGACCAAGGTCTTTTGGGGTATTACCGCCTTTGTTAGCCTATTGGCCTTAATTTTAGTATAA
- a CDS encoding fumarate reductase: MDKLNPKRSNEPSVWLLFGAGGAISAVFFPVLVLILGFLLPFGLVSADNIIAFSQTFIGKVAIFSLLVFPMWCGMHRVHLGLHDFKVHVPAGGWIFYGLSALYSLLVFFAVINL; this comes from the coding sequence ATGGACAAATTAAACCCAAAACGTTCTAACGAACCATCCGTCTGGCTACTTTTCGGTGCTGGCGGGGCCATTAGTGCGGTTTTCTTCCCGGTACTGGTGCTAATTTTAGGCTTCCTACTCCCATTTGGTTTAGTCTCAGCAGACAATATCATCGCCTTTAGCCAAACCTTTATCGGCAAAGTGGCCATCTTCTCCCTGCTGGTCTTCCCAATGTGGTGTGGTATGCACCGTGTGCATTTGGGCCTACACGACTTTAAAGTCCACGTGCCAGCAGGCGGCTGGATCTTCTATGGTCTATCTGCCCTCTACAGCCTTTTGGTCTTCTTCGCCGTGATTAACCTCTAA